One segment of Panicum virgatum strain AP13 chromosome 3K, P.virgatum_v5, whole genome shotgun sequence DNA contains the following:
- the LOC120696822 gene encoding filament-like plant protein 1 isoform X1 has protein sequence MVMDRAGWLWRRKSSDKSPGGSDSSMSVSSHSEQCSDDQGQSPEASSRNKYDCSQETGTARSLNGKLAAGMNLNDSSPEHGQSVGPHVSSNVRDEEIKETMRSLNEKLSAALLTIRAKEDLVKQHAKVTEEAVAGWEQAEAEVTALKGLLEASCQKNASLQDQVSHLDEALRECVRQLRLAREEQEDKIREIVSKKSQVPQSENSELQNHIAELKKRLQLTRLEASSSMLLQHDLQEKLQVIEKENLDLKAKLQAIEKENMDLKAKLLVQSKDLKILMLERDLSNQAAETASKQHLESVKKIARVEAECRRLQHLTRKITLINDSRPTQNNACMESLTDSQSDHGEHMVAVDNDLRNSDSWASTLIAELDQFKNGKDGSRNIVNNPVEIDIMDDFLEMERLAALPESDRTSSNFEMETDSDKAVARSFSLKVETEELQNQVTDLQEKFDAIESEKRELEMALMEVRNQLDISCDALVAAKNRLVEMQMQLDLANNSKLAALEDVERLDSEKKALELQLESKSVEVEELLMAVTSLEKNAGQKELESQLELMSAQATELHLTMASLEERIHTERALSVQHKEKEEAALNAKEELEAQLCSANTEMGKLHDIVKALENEVKKEKALHEELTAQLQVKMEATVDAVKQSLEGQLCSANAEAGNLRDVVKGLENEVEKKKALHEELAAQIEVKTEAVRTAEAVKESLESKLCSANAEIQKLQDVIKAQQSELEKEKALYEELSEQLEMKIQAERTRSVESAKESLEEQLQLVNSEAANLRDMVAALEHDVEKEKAFSAELQMQLEALEAVKKVLESEAESALQDARNLNQKVELLEAKLEEQMSSAEEFTTKAEALQSERMAKEQKLKTADRELIKLTNKVSLLHREIEQERLLSEEYEQKCQKLEAQLSRDSRDAKLWRLANSNGDLKVKKEKELANAAGKLAECQKTISSLERQLKSLTELDSVVLEPERFESSRDMPLPLDFRNGDAEFAMFADDLYNFELPNCNTSCFSPLPSIQPSSPPSEMSVFAGGLSTLSSYRSKRASRR, from the exons ATGGTTATGGATCGTGCTGGTTGGCTCTGGAGGCGCAAGTCGTCGGATAAGAGTCCCGGGGGTAGCGACAGCTCTATGTCTGTGTCATCACATTCCGAGCAGTGCTCTGACGATCAG GGTCAATCTCCTGAAGCCTCTTCAAGAAATAAATATGATTGCAGCCAAGAAACTGGAACTGCAAGGTCCTTGAACGGCAAGCTAGCAGCAGGGATGAATTTAAATGATTCCAGTCCAGAGCATGGTCAATCAGTAGGACCACATGTATCCTCCAATGTCAGAGATGAAGAGATCAAGGAGACCATGAGGAGTTTAAACGAGAAACTCTCTGCTGCACTTCTGACAATTAGAGCAAAAGAGGACTTGGTGAAGCAGCATGCTAAAGTCACAGAAGAGGCTGTTGCAG GTTGGGAACAAGCTGAAGCTGAAGTTACTGCTCTGAAGGGGCTACTTGAAGCTTCTTGTCAGAAGAATGCTTCTCTCCAGGATCAAGTCAGCCACCTAGATGAGGCCCTCAGGGAATGTGTCAGGCAACTGCGGCTGGCCAGGGAAGAACAAGAGGACAAGATCCGTGAAATAGTTTCCAAGAAGTCTCAGGTGCCGCAGTCTGAAAACTCTGAGCTCCAAAACCATATTGCAGAGCTAAAAAAGCGGCTGCAATTGACCAGATTAGAAGCATCATCGTCCATGCTATTACAGCATGACCTACAAGAAAAGCTTCAGGTAATTGAGAAAGAGAACTTGGACCTTAAGGCCAAGCTTCAGGCAATTGAGAAAGAGAATATGGATCTCAAGGCCAAGCTTCTCGTACAGTCCAAGGATCTGAAGATACTAATGTTGGAAAGAGACCTGAGCAACCAAGCAGCGGAGACAGCAAGTAAACAGCACTTGGAAAGTGTTAAAAAGATTGCAAGGGTTGAGGCAGAGTGCCGCAGATTACAGCATCTAACTCGGAAAATAACACTGATCAATGATTCTAGGCCTACACAAAACAATGCTTGCATGGAATCACTGACTGACAGCCAGTCCGACCATGGGGAGCATATGGTGGCTGTAGATAATGATCTGCGAAATTCTGACTCATGGGCATCGACTTTGATTGCAGAGCTTGATCAGTTTAAGAATGGCAAGGATGGTTCAAGAAATATTGTGAACAATCCTGTTGAGATTGACATAATGGATGATTTCCTTGAGATGGAAAGGTTAGCTGCATTGCCTGAATCAGACCGCACAAGCTCTAACTTTGAAATGGAAACAGATTCTGACAAGGCTGTGGCAAGAAGCTTCTCCTTGAAAGTTGAAACTGAAGAATTGCAAAACCAGGTCACAGATTTGCAAGAAAAGTTTGATGCCATTGAAAGTGAGAAAAGGGAGCTTGAGATGGCACTTATGGAGGTTAGAAATCAGCTTGACATTTCCTGTGATGCACTAGTGGCGGCAAAGAACAGGCTGGTCGAAATGCAAATGCAGTTGGACTTGGCAAATAACTCCAAACTTGCAGCTTTGGAAGATGTGGAGCGTCTGGACTCTGAGAAGAAGGCTTTGGAGTTGCAGTTGGAGTCCAAGTCTGTAGAAGTTGAGGAGCTACTTATGGCTGTAACTTCGTTGGAAAAGAATGCAGGGCAGAAAGAGTTAGAGTCGCAGTTAGAACTGATGTCAGCACAAGCCACAGAGCTTCACCTTACTATGGCATCATTAGAAGAGAGAATTCACACCGAGAGGGCTCTTTCTGTGCAGCATAAAGAAAAGGAGGAGGCTGCGTTGAATGCTAAGGAAGAACTGGAAGCACAGCTATGTTCAGCAAACACTGAAATGGGGAAACTGCATGACATTGTCAAAGCACTAGAGAATGAGGTCAAAAAGGAGAAGGCATTGCATGAAGAACTAACAGCACAGTTACAGGTGAAGATGGAAGCAACTGTTGATGCAGTTAAACAATCATTGGAGGGGCAGTTATGTTCAGCAAATGCTGAGGCAGGGAATCTGCGAGATGTTGTCAAAGGGCTTGAGAATGAGGTAGAAAAAAAGAAGGCATTGCATGAAGAGCTTGCAGCACAAATAGAGGTGAAAACTGAAGCAGTAAGAACTGCTGAGGCTGTTAAAGAATCCTTGGAGTCAAAGCTGTGTTCAGCAAATGCTGAAATACAGAAACTGCAAGATGTCATAAAAGCTCAACAGAGTGAGTTAGAAAAAGAGAAGGCACTTTATGAGGAACTCTCAGAGCAGTTAGAGATGAAGATTCAAGCAGAGAGAACTCGTTCTGTGGAGTCTGCTAAAGAATCATTGGAGGAACAACTCCAGTTAGTGAACTCGGAAGCTGCAAACCTGCGTGATATGGTGGCTGCACTTGAGCACGAtgtggaaaaggagaaggcaTTTTCTGCAGAGCTCCAGATGCAGCTAGAAGCTCTAGAGGCTGTAAAGAAGGTGTTGGAGTCAGAGGCAGAATCTGCACTTCAGGATGCCAGAAATCTCAACCAGAAGGTGGAGTTATTGGAAGCAAAACTCGAGGAGCAGATGTCATCAGCTGAAGAATTCACTACCAAGGCAGAGGCTTTACAATCAGAGAGGATGGCTAAGGAGCAAAAACTTAAAACAGCAGACAGGGAACTCATAAAACTGACAAACAAGGTGAGCTTGCTCCATAGGGAGATCGAGCAGGAGAGATTGCTGTCAGAAGAATATGAACAGAAATGTCAAAAACTGGAGGCTCAGCTGTCAAGAGATAGTCGGGACGCGAAGCTCTGGCGGCTTGCAAACTCGAATGGAGATCTGAAGGTTAAAAAG GAGAAGGAGCTTGCCAACGCAGCTGGGAAGCTCGCGGAGTGCCAGAAAACGATTTCTTCTCTAGAGCGTCAACTGAAATCACTGACAGAGCTCGACAGTGTGGTGCTGGAGCCTGAAAGGTTTGAATCCAGCAGGGACATGCCATTGCCACTGGACTTCAGAAATGGCGATGCTGAATTCGCGATGTTTGCAGATGACTTATACAACTTTGAGCTTCCGAACTGCAACACAAGCTGCTTTTCTCCGCTCCCGTCGATCCAGCCCTCGTCCCCGCCCTCAGAGATGTCAGTGTTCGCGGGAGGGCTGTCAACTCTTAGCAGTTACAGAAGCAAAAGAGCAAGTAGGAGGTGA
- the LOC120696822 gene encoding filament-like plant protein 3 isoform X2, which translates to MQYGQSPEASSRNKYDCSQETGTARSLNGKLAAGMNLNDSSPEHGQSVGPHVSSNVRDEEIKETMRSLNEKLSAALLTIRAKEDLVKQHAKVTEEAVAGWEQAEAEVTALKGLLEASCQKNASLQDQVSHLDEALRECVRQLRLAREEQEDKIREIVSKKSQVPQSENSELQNHIAELKKRLQLTRLEASSSMLLQHDLQEKLQVIEKENLDLKAKLQAIEKENMDLKAKLLVQSKDLKILMLERDLSNQAAETASKQHLESVKKIARVEAECRRLQHLTRKITLINDSRPTQNNACMESLTDSQSDHGEHMVAVDNDLRNSDSWASTLIAELDQFKNGKDGSRNIVNNPVEIDIMDDFLEMERLAALPESDRTSSNFEMETDSDKAVARSFSLKVETEELQNQVTDLQEKFDAIESEKRELEMALMEVRNQLDISCDALVAAKNRLVEMQMQLDLANNSKLAALEDVERLDSEKKALELQLESKSVEVEELLMAVTSLEKNAGQKELESQLELMSAQATELHLTMASLEERIHTERALSVQHKEKEEAALNAKEELEAQLCSANTEMGKLHDIVKALENEVKKEKALHEELTAQLQVKMEATVDAVKQSLEGQLCSANAEAGNLRDVVKGLENEVEKKKALHEELAAQIEVKTEAVRTAEAVKESLESKLCSANAEIQKLQDVIKAQQSELEKEKALYEELSEQLEMKIQAERTRSVESAKESLEEQLQLVNSEAANLRDMVAALEHDVEKEKAFSAELQMQLEALEAVKKVLESEAESALQDARNLNQKVELLEAKLEEQMSSAEEFTTKAEALQSERMAKEQKLKTADRELIKLTNKVSLLHREIEQERLLSEEYEQKCQKLEAQLSRDSRDAKLWRLANSNGDLKVKKEKELANAAGKLAECQKTISSLERQLKSLTELDSVVLEPERFESSRDMPLPLDFRNGDAEFAMFADDLYNFELPNCNTSCFSPLPSIQPSSPPSEMSVFAGGLSTLSSYRSKRASRR; encoded by the exons ATGCAGTAT GGTCAATCTCCTGAAGCCTCTTCAAGAAATAAATATGATTGCAGCCAAGAAACTGGAACTGCAAGGTCCTTGAACGGCAAGCTAGCAGCAGGGATGAATTTAAATGATTCCAGTCCAGAGCATGGTCAATCAGTAGGACCACATGTATCCTCCAATGTCAGAGATGAAGAGATCAAGGAGACCATGAGGAGTTTAAACGAGAAACTCTCTGCTGCACTTCTGACAATTAGAGCAAAAGAGGACTTGGTGAAGCAGCATGCTAAAGTCACAGAAGAGGCTGTTGCAG GTTGGGAACAAGCTGAAGCTGAAGTTACTGCTCTGAAGGGGCTACTTGAAGCTTCTTGTCAGAAGAATGCTTCTCTCCAGGATCAAGTCAGCCACCTAGATGAGGCCCTCAGGGAATGTGTCAGGCAACTGCGGCTGGCCAGGGAAGAACAAGAGGACAAGATCCGTGAAATAGTTTCCAAGAAGTCTCAGGTGCCGCAGTCTGAAAACTCTGAGCTCCAAAACCATATTGCAGAGCTAAAAAAGCGGCTGCAATTGACCAGATTAGAAGCATCATCGTCCATGCTATTACAGCATGACCTACAAGAAAAGCTTCAGGTAATTGAGAAAGAGAACTTGGACCTTAAGGCCAAGCTTCAGGCAATTGAGAAAGAGAATATGGATCTCAAGGCCAAGCTTCTCGTACAGTCCAAGGATCTGAAGATACTAATGTTGGAAAGAGACCTGAGCAACCAAGCAGCGGAGACAGCAAGTAAACAGCACTTGGAAAGTGTTAAAAAGATTGCAAGGGTTGAGGCAGAGTGCCGCAGATTACAGCATCTAACTCGGAAAATAACACTGATCAATGATTCTAGGCCTACACAAAACAATGCTTGCATGGAATCACTGACTGACAGCCAGTCCGACCATGGGGAGCATATGGTGGCTGTAGATAATGATCTGCGAAATTCTGACTCATGGGCATCGACTTTGATTGCAGAGCTTGATCAGTTTAAGAATGGCAAGGATGGTTCAAGAAATATTGTGAACAATCCTGTTGAGATTGACATAATGGATGATTTCCTTGAGATGGAAAGGTTAGCTGCATTGCCTGAATCAGACCGCACAAGCTCTAACTTTGAAATGGAAACAGATTCTGACAAGGCTGTGGCAAGAAGCTTCTCCTTGAAAGTTGAAACTGAAGAATTGCAAAACCAGGTCACAGATTTGCAAGAAAAGTTTGATGCCATTGAAAGTGAGAAAAGGGAGCTTGAGATGGCACTTATGGAGGTTAGAAATCAGCTTGACATTTCCTGTGATGCACTAGTGGCGGCAAAGAACAGGCTGGTCGAAATGCAAATGCAGTTGGACTTGGCAAATAACTCCAAACTTGCAGCTTTGGAAGATGTGGAGCGTCTGGACTCTGAGAAGAAGGCTTTGGAGTTGCAGTTGGAGTCCAAGTCTGTAGAAGTTGAGGAGCTACTTATGGCTGTAACTTCGTTGGAAAAGAATGCAGGGCAGAAAGAGTTAGAGTCGCAGTTAGAACTGATGTCAGCACAAGCCACAGAGCTTCACCTTACTATGGCATCATTAGAAGAGAGAATTCACACCGAGAGGGCTCTTTCTGTGCAGCATAAAGAAAAGGAGGAGGCTGCGTTGAATGCTAAGGAAGAACTGGAAGCACAGCTATGTTCAGCAAACACTGAAATGGGGAAACTGCATGACATTGTCAAAGCACTAGAGAATGAGGTCAAAAAGGAGAAGGCATTGCATGAAGAACTAACAGCACAGTTACAGGTGAAGATGGAAGCAACTGTTGATGCAGTTAAACAATCATTGGAGGGGCAGTTATGTTCAGCAAATGCTGAGGCAGGGAATCTGCGAGATGTTGTCAAAGGGCTTGAGAATGAGGTAGAAAAAAAGAAGGCATTGCATGAAGAGCTTGCAGCACAAATAGAGGTGAAAACTGAAGCAGTAAGAACTGCTGAGGCTGTTAAAGAATCCTTGGAGTCAAAGCTGTGTTCAGCAAATGCTGAAATACAGAAACTGCAAGATGTCATAAAAGCTCAACAGAGTGAGTTAGAAAAAGAGAAGGCACTTTATGAGGAACTCTCAGAGCAGTTAGAGATGAAGATTCAAGCAGAGAGAACTCGTTCTGTGGAGTCTGCTAAAGAATCATTGGAGGAACAACTCCAGTTAGTGAACTCGGAAGCTGCAAACCTGCGTGATATGGTGGCTGCACTTGAGCACGAtgtggaaaaggagaaggcaTTTTCTGCAGAGCTCCAGATGCAGCTAGAAGCTCTAGAGGCTGTAAAGAAGGTGTTGGAGTCAGAGGCAGAATCTGCACTTCAGGATGCCAGAAATCTCAACCAGAAGGTGGAGTTATTGGAAGCAAAACTCGAGGAGCAGATGTCATCAGCTGAAGAATTCACTACCAAGGCAGAGGCTTTACAATCAGAGAGGATGGCTAAGGAGCAAAAACTTAAAACAGCAGACAGGGAACTCATAAAACTGACAAACAAGGTGAGCTTGCTCCATAGGGAGATCGAGCAGGAGAGATTGCTGTCAGAAGAATATGAACAGAAATGTCAAAAACTGGAGGCTCAGCTGTCAAGAGATAGTCGGGACGCGAAGCTCTGGCGGCTTGCAAACTCGAATGGAGATCTGAAGGTTAAAAAG GAGAAGGAGCTTGCCAACGCAGCTGGGAAGCTCGCGGAGTGCCAGAAAACGATTTCTTCTCTAGAGCGTCAACTGAAATCACTGACAGAGCTCGACAGTGTGGTGCTGGAGCCTGAAAGGTTTGAATCCAGCAGGGACATGCCATTGCCACTGGACTTCAGAAATGGCGATGCTGAATTCGCGATGTTTGCAGATGACTTATACAACTTTGAGCTTCCGAACTGCAACACAAGCTGCTTTTCTCCGCTCCCGTCGATCCAGCCCTCGTCCCCGCCCTCAGAGATGTCAGTGTTCGCGGGAGGGCTGTCAACTCTTAGCAGTTACAGAAGCAAAAGAGCAAGTAGGAGGTGA
- the LOC120696822 gene encoding filament-like plant protein 3 isoform X3 — protein sequence MNLNDSSPEHGQSVGPHVSSNVRDEEIKETMRSLNEKLSAALLTIRAKEDLVKQHAKVTEEAVAGWEQAEAEVTALKGLLEASCQKNASLQDQVSHLDEALRECVRQLRLAREEQEDKIREIVSKKSQVPQSENSELQNHIAELKKRLQLTRLEASSSMLLQHDLQEKLQVIEKENLDLKAKLQAIEKENMDLKAKLLVQSKDLKILMLERDLSNQAAETASKQHLESVKKIARVEAECRRLQHLTRKITLINDSRPTQNNACMESLTDSQSDHGEHMVAVDNDLRNSDSWASTLIAELDQFKNGKDGSRNIVNNPVEIDIMDDFLEMERLAALPESDRTSSNFEMETDSDKAVARSFSLKVETEELQNQVTDLQEKFDAIESEKRELEMALMEVRNQLDISCDALVAAKNRLVEMQMQLDLANNSKLAALEDVERLDSEKKALELQLESKSVEVEELLMAVTSLEKNAGQKELESQLELMSAQATELHLTMASLEERIHTERALSVQHKEKEEAALNAKEELEAQLCSANTEMGKLHDIVKALENEVKKEKALHEELTAQLQVKMEATVDAVKQSLEGQLCSANAEAGNLRDVVKGLENEVEKKKALHEELAAQIEVKTEAVRTAEAVKESLESKLCSANAEIQKLQDVIKAQQSELEKEKALYEELSEQLEMKIQAERTRSVESAKESLEEQLQLVNSEAANLRDMVAALEHDVEKEKAFSAELQMQLEALEAVKKVLESEAESALQDARNLNQKVELLEAKLEEQMSSAEEFTTKAEALQSERMAKEQKLKTADRELIKLTNKVSLLHREIEQERLLSEEYEQKCQKLEAQLSRDSRDAKLWRLANSNGDLKVKKEKELANAAGKLAECQKTISSLERQLKSLTELDSVVLEPERFESSRDMPLPLDFRNGDAEFAMFADDLYNFELPNCNTSCFSPLPSIQPSSPPSEMSVFAGGLSTLSSYRSKRASRR from the exons ATGAATTTAAATGATTCCAGTCCAGAGCATGGTCAATCAGTAGGACCACATGTATCCTCCAATGTCAGAGATGAAGAGATCAAGGAGACCATGAGGAGTTTAAACGAGAAACTCTCTGCTGCACTTCTGACAATTAGAGCAAAAGAGGACTTGGTGAAGCAGCATGCTAAAGTCACAGAAGAGGCTGTTGCAG GTTGGGAACAAGCTGAAGCTGAAGTTACTGCTCTGAAGGGGCTACTTGAAGCTTCTTGTCAGAAGAATGCTTCTCTCCAGGATCAAGTCAGCCACCTAGATGAGGCCCTCAGGGAATGTGTCAGGCAACTGCGGCTGGCCAGGGAAGAACAAGAGGACAAGATCCGTGAAATAGTTTCCAAGAAGTCTCAGGTGCCGCAGTCTGAAAACTCTGAGCTCCAAAACCATATTGCAGAGCTAAAAAAGCGGCTGCAATTGACCAGATTAGAAGCATCATCGTCCATGCTATTACAGCATGACCTACAAGAAAAGCTTCAGGTAATTGAGAAAGAGAACTTGGACCTTAAGGCCAAGCTTCAGGCAATTGAGAAAGAGAATATGGATCTCAAGGCCAAGCTTCTCGTACAGTCCAAGGATCTGAAGATACTAATGTTGGAAAGAGACCTGAGCAACCAAGCAGCGGAGACAGCAAGTAAACAGCACTTGGAAAGTGTTAAAAAGATTGCAAGGGTTGAGGCAGAGTGCCGCAGATTACAGCATCTAACTCGGAAAATAACACTGATCAATGATTCTAGGCCTACACAAAACAATGCTTGCATGGAATCACTGACTGACAGCCAGTCCGACCATGGGGAGCATATGGTGGCTGTAGATAATGATCTGCGAAATTCTGACTCATGGGCATCGACTTTGATTGCAGAGCTTGATCAGTTTAAGAATGGCAAGGATGGTTCAAGAAATATTGTGAACAATCCTGTTGAGATTGACATAATGGATGATTTCCTTGAGATGGAAAGGTTAGCTGCATTGCCTGAATCAGACCGCACAAGCTCTAACTTTGAAATGGAAACAGATTCTGACAAGGCTGTGGCAAGAAGCTTCTCCTTGAAAGTTGAAACTGAAGAATTGCAAAACCAGGTCACAGATTTGCAAGAAAAGTTTGATGCCATTGAAAGTGAGAAAAGGGAGCTTGAGATGGCACTTATGGAGGTTAGAAATCAGCTTGACATTTCCTGTGATGCACTAGTGGCGGCAAAGAACAGGCTGGTCGAAATGCAAATGCAGTTGGACTTGGCAAATAACTCCAAACTTGCAGCTTTGGAAGATGTGGAGCGTCTGGACTCTGAGAAGAAGGCTTTGGAGTTGCAGTTGGAGTCCAAGTCTGTAGAAGTTGAGGAGCTACTTATGGCTGTAACTTCGTTGGAAAAGAATGCAGGGCAGAAAGAGTTAGAGTCGCAGTTAGAACTGATGTCAGCACAAGCCACAGAGCTTCACCTTACTATGGCATCATTAGAAGAGAGAATTCACACCGAGAGGGCTCTTTCTGTGCAGCATAAAGAAAAGGAGGAGGCTGCGTTGAATGCTAAGGAAGAACTGGAAGCACAGCTATGTTCAGCAAACACTGAAATGGGGAAACTGCATGACATTGTCAAAGCACTAGAGAATGAGGTCAAAAAGGAGAAGGCATTGCATGAAGAACTAACAGCACAGTTACAGGTGAAGATGGAAGCAACTGTTGATGCAGTTAAACAATCATTGGAGGGGCAGTTATGTTCAGCAAATGCTGAGGCAGGGAATCTGCGAGATGTTGTCAAAGGGCTTGAGAATGAGGTAGAAAAAAAGAAGGCATTGCATGAAGAGCTTGCAGCACAAATAGAGGTGAAAACTGAAGCAGTAAGAACTGCTGAGGCTGTTAAAGAATCCTTGGAGTCAAAGCTGTGTTCAGCAAATGCTGAAATACAGAAACTGCAAGATGTCATAAAAGCTCAACAGAGTGAGTTAGAAAAAGAGAAGGCACTTTATGAGGAACTCTCAGAGCAGTTAGAGATGAAGATTCAAGCAGAGAGAACTCGTTCTGTGGAGTCTGCTAAAGAATCATTGGAGGAACAACTCCAGTTAGTGAACTCGGAAGCTGCAAACCTGCGTGATATGGTGGCTGCACTTGAGCACGAtgtggaaaaggagaaggcaTTTTCTGCAGAGCTCCAGATGCAGCTAGAAGCTCTAGAGGCTGTAAAGAAGGTGTTGGAGTCAGAGGCAGAATCTGCACTTCAGGATGCCAGAAATCTCAACCAGAAGGTGGAGTTATTGGAAGCAAAACTCGAGGAGCAGATGTCATCAGCTGAAGAATTCACTACCAAGGCAGAGGCTTTACAATCAGAGAGGATGGCTAAGGAGCAAAAACTTAAAACAGCAGACAGGGAACTCATAAAACTGACAAACAAGGTGAGCTTGCTCCATAGGGAGATCGAGCAGGAGAGATTGCTGTCAGAAGAATATGAACAGAAATGTCAAAAACTGGAGGCTCAGCTGTCAAGAGATAGTCGGGACGCGAAGCTCTGGCGGCTTGCAAACTCGAATGGAGATCTGAAGGTTAAAAAG GAGAAGGAGCTTGCCAACGCAGCTGGGAAGCTCGCGGAGTGCCAGAAAACGATTTCTTCTCTAGAGCGTCAACTGAAATCACTGACAGAGCTCGACAGTGTGGTGCTGGAGCCTGAAAGGTTTGAATCCAGCAGGGACATGCCATTGCCACTGGACTTCAGAAATGGCGATGCTGAATTCGCGATGTTTGCAGATGACTTATACAACTTTGAGCTTCCGAACTGCAACACAAGCTGCTTTTCTCCGCTCCCGTCGATCCAGCCCTCGTCCCCGCCCTCAGAGATGTCAGTGTTCGCGGGAGGGCTGTCAACTCTTAGCAGTTACAGAAGCAAAAGAGCAAGTAGGAGGTGA
- the LOC120696826 gene encoding CBS domain-containing protein CBSCBSPB3-like gives MSAAAPSRRTRSRPPSASSRKSEDPSAAAAAAANGNGNGKVASKPASPHQLTGERTVKKLRLSKALTIPEGTTVSDACRRMAARRVDAVLLTDAQGLLSGIVTDKDIATRVIAEGLQVEQTIMSKIMTHNPTYVMSDTLAIDALQKMVQGKFRHLPVVENGEVIAMLDIARCLYDAIARLEKAAEQGSAIAAAVEGVERQLGGNFSAPSALIETLRERMFKPSLSTIITENTKVAIVSPTDPVCVAAQKMREFRVNSVVVSTGNTLQGIFTSKDVLMRVVAQNISPELTLVEKVMTADPDCATLDTTILDALHIMHDGKFLHIPVIDRDGQIAACLDVLQLTHATIQLVEGGNGTVNDVANSVMQRFWDSALALEPPDEEFDSHSEVSLLLPSEAGDGKSNVYPTAIGNSFAFKLQDRKGRVHRFTCGSESLDELVSSVRQRLNITDEKETVQLLYEDDEGDRVLLTTDSDLAGAVLFAKSSGLKVLKLHIEDPGLYTEVTKPSQEMAPPPSRSGISPVHVGLMASAVALSAVAVMLYLKRSQL, from the exons ATGAGCGCAGCCGCACCTAGCCGCCGCACCCGCAGCCGGCcgccctcggcctcctcccGCAAGTCCGAAGacccctcggccgccgccgccgccgccgccaacgggaATGGGAACGGGAAGGTCGCCTCCAAGCCCGCCTCTCCCCACCAGCTCAC AGGGGAGAGGACGGTGAAGAAGCTGCGTCTGTCCAAGGCGTTGACGATTCCGGAAGGGACGACGGTGTCGGATGCGTGCCGGCggatggcggcgaggcgggTCGATGCCGTGCTGCTCACCGACGCCCAAGGCCTCCTCTCAGGAATAGTCACCGACAAG GACATAGCTACAAGGGTGATTGCTGAGGGGCTTCAGGTGGAGCAAACCATCATGTCCAAGATCATGACACACAATCCAACTTATGTGATGTCCGACACGCTTGCAATTGATGCATTGCAGAAGATGGTTCAAG GGAAATTTAGACACCTCCCTGTAGTAGAAAATGGTGAGGTTATTGCTATGCTGGACATTGCAAGATGCCTATATGACGCAATAGCAAGACTGGAAAAGGCTGCAGAACAAGGAAGTGCGATAGCAGCTGCTGTTGAAGGGGTTGAACGTCAATTAGGAGGCAACTTTTCAG CTCCTTCTGCTCTAATTGAAACTCTAAGAGAGAGGATGTTCAAACCATCTTTGTCAACCATCATCACAGAGAACACAAA GGTAGCAATTGTTTCGCCTACAGATCCTGTGTGTGTAGCAGCACAGAAAATGCGAGAGTTTCGAGTTAATTCGGTGGTTGTCTCTACAGGAAACACATTGCAGGGGATATTTAC CTCAAAAGATGTACTTATGCGTGTTGTCGCACAAAATATTTCCCCTGAGTTGACCCTAGTAGAAAAG GTGATGACTGCTGACCCAGATTGTGCCACATTAGATACAACAATTCTTGATGCATTACATATAATGCATGATGGCAAATTTTTGCATATTCCTGTTATTGACAGAG ATGGACAAATTGCTGCTTGCCTGGATGTCCTACAGCTTACCCATGCAACCATTCAATTG GTTGAAGGAGGGAATGGAACTGTAAATGATGTAGCAAACTCAGTAATGCAGAGGTTCTGGGACTCTGCTCTTGCTTTGGAGCCTCCAGATGAGGAATTTGATAGCCATAG TGAGGTATCTTTACTCCTGCCGTCAGAGGCTGGAGATGGAAAGAGTAATGTTTACCCCACTGCGATTGGCAATTCATTTGCCTTTAAGCTTCAAGACAGAAAGGGCCGTGTGCATAGATTCACTTGTG GCTCTGAGAGCTTGGATGAGCTTGTCTCTTCTGTAAGACAAAGATTAAATATTACAGATGAAAAGGAAACAGTACAACTCTTG TATGAAGATGATGAAGGTGACCGAGTGCTGCTGACAACAGACTCCGATCTGGCCGGTGCTGTGCTCTTTGCCAAATCATCTGGATTGAAG GTGCTGAAGTTGCACATCGAAGACCCGGGTTTGTATACTGAAGTGACAAAACCATCACAGGAGATGGCTCCACCTCCCAGCAGGAGTGGGATATCGCCAGTTCATGTTGGATTGATGGCCAGTGCAGTTGCTCTCAGTGCCGTAGCAGTGATGCTTTACTTGAAACGATCTCAGCTGTga